A stretch of the Flavobacterium sp. 5 genome encodes the following:
- a CDS encoding DUF1349 domain-containing protein: MKKIVLFVVVFLSLQKSSAQSLNKMQWFNEPEKWEIKNNALIMNVTANSDYWRISHYGFTVDDAPFYYANYGGEFEAKVKLTGNYIARFDQMGLMIRIDEKNYIKTGVEFVDGKFNISTVVTHDKSDWSVTTLDKAPPFVWIKVVRRLDAIEVFFSYDDKNYILTRNAPLQDNTPVMVGLMAASPDGKGFEAKFENFTVKHLPDQRRVEWLKNHQE, encoded by the coding sequence ATGAAAAAAATAGTATTATTTGTAGTTGTTTTTTTGTCATTACAAAAATCTTCTGCACAAAGTTTAAACAAAATGCAATGGTTTAATGAACCTGAAAAATGGGAAATTAAAAACAATGCATTGATTATGAATGTTACGGCAAATAGTGATTATTGGCGCATTTCACATTACGGATTTACCGTTGATGATGCTCCATTTTATTATGCTAATTACGGCGGAGAATTTGAAGCTAAAGTAAAACTGACAGGTAATTATATTGCCCGTTTTGACCAAATGGGATTAATGATTCGTATTGACGAAAAAAACTATATTAAAACTGGAGTTGAATTTGTAGATGGAAAATTTAATATCAGTACGGTAGTGACACATGACAAAAGCGATTGGAGCGTAACAACTTTAGATAAAGCACCACCATTTGTCTGGATAAAAGTAGTAAGAAGATTAGATGCTATTGAAGTGTTTTTCTCTTATGATGATAAAAACTATATCCTAACTCGTAATGCGCCATTGCAAGACAATACACCAGTTATGGTAGGTTTGATGGCTGCATCCCCAGACGGAAAAGGTTTTGAAGCTAAATTCGAAAACTTTACTGTAAAACATTTACCAGATCAGCGCAGAGTAGAATGGCTTAAAAATCATCAAGAATAA
- a CDS encoding acyltransferase, giving the protein MSSISTDIRPKKHYEILDGLRGVAAILVVAFHIFEAFAGGNRFKQIINHGYLAVDFFFLLSGFVVAYAYDDRWGKMTQWEFYKRRLIRLQPMVIMGMIIGAALYYFQASDILFPQIATMPIWKLVLVMFIGFTLIPLTPSAEIRGWGEMHPLDGPAWSLFFEYIANILYALVFRKFSNKVLSIFVLIFAGMLINYTVFGPKGDVIGGWSLNFEQMNIGFTRLLYPFFAGILLSRLRKLIHVKGAFWVCSLLIAIVLIMPRIGDENSLWMNGLYESFCIILIFPLIVSIGAGGEIKNPFSLKICKVLGDISYPIYITHYPLIYWYTAWVVDNKVSLEDGFALGIGVLIASIVIAYLCLKLYDEPVRNWLQNKFQKQKPVVAE; this is encoded by the coding sequence ATGAGTTCCATTTCTACAGATATTAGACCAAAAAAGCATTATGAAATTTTAGACGGTTTACGTGGAGTAGCTGCAATTTTAGTTGTTGCTTTTCACATTTTTGAAGCTTTTGCTGGTGGAAATCGTTTCAAACAAATTATTAATCATGGTTATCTGGCTGTTGATTTCTTTTTCCTTTTATCAGGATTTGTTGTCGCTTATGCGTATGATGACCGCTGGGGAAAAATGACACAATGGGAGTTTTATAAACGACGTTTAATTCGTTTGCAGCCCATGGTCATTATGGGAATGATTATTGGTGCTGCGTTATATTATTTCCAGGCTTCGGATATATTATTTCCACAAATTGCAACTATGCCAATATGGAAATTGGTATTAGTAATGTTTATAGGATTCACGTTAATTCCGTTAACACCATCAGCAGAAATCAGAGGTTGGGGCGAAATGCATCCGCTTGATGGTCCTGCTTGGTCGTTATTTTTTGAATATATCGCAAATATTTTATACGCTTTAGTTTTTAGAAAATTCTCTAATAAAGTACTTTCTATTTTTGTTTTGATATTTGCAGGAATGCTAATTAATTACACTGTTTTTGGTCCAAAAGGAGATGTTATTGGCGGATGGTCATTGAATTTTGAACAGATGAATATTGGTTTTACCCGTTTATTATATCCATTTTTTGCAGGGATTTTACTTTCTCGTCTAAGGAAATTAATACATGTAAAAGGAGCTTTCTGGGTTTGCAGTTTATTGATTGCAATTGTTCTTATAATGCCAAGAATCGGTGATGAAAATAGTTTATGGATGAATGGATTATATGAGTCTTTTTGTATTATTCTTATTTTTCCTTTAATTGTTTCAATTGGTGCTGGTGGCGAAATTAAAAATCCATTTTCTCTTAAAATCTGCAAAGTATTAGGCGATATTTCATATCCAATTTATATCACGCACTATCCACTTATTTATTGGTATACAGCTTGGGTAGTAGATAATAAAGTTTCGTTAGAAGATGGTTTTGCTTTAGGAATAGGAGTTTTGATTGCCAGTATTGTAATCGCTTATTTGTGTTTAAAATTATATGATGAACCCGTTCGTAATTGGCTTCAGAATAAATTTCAAAAGCAAAAACCTGTTGTCGCAGAATAA
- a CDS encoding GH92 family glycosyl hydrolase yields the protein MKKIFLPVLFLSFYFTNAQQNLVQFVKPIIGTEKMGHTYPGATVPFGAVQLSPETDTISYEQNGKYNGEVYKYCAGYRYEDKTIVGFSHTHLSGTGHSDLGDFLIMPTQGKLQLNPGTASNPKSGYRSAFSHTNETVEAGYYKVKLDDENILAEMTTTTRVGMHQYTFPKSDESHIILDLMAGIYNYNDKNVWTYIRVINDTLITGYRQTNGWARTKTVYFAMAFSKPFTQYGQKNYETKQVYRGFWGKFDQNKNFPEIAGKKIRMYFDFKTDEAEKIKIKFALSPVSQENALQNMREEIKDWDFEKVKAQAQSTWNKELNKIKITASDDVKVNFYTAMYHTFINPTVYTDVNGEYKGLDQGTHKADGFTNYSTFSLWDTYRALHPFFNIIQPSRNNDMVKSMLAHYDQSSLHMLPIWSHYANDNWCMSGYHSVSVITDAIIKGVYKGDPNAALQACVTTAKHRDYEGIGYYMDLGYIPAEKSGISVSNTLEYAYDDWCIAQLAKKLNQTEIYNEFIKRSENWKNNFDKNTGFMQPKLADGTFKKEFDPLSTNGQGFIEGNSWNYSFFAPHNPENLITLMGGKKVFASRLDTLFTMHLPDSFFAETEDITREGIIGGYVHGNEPAHHVAYFYNWTHQPWKTQAQVRKILNMQYKPTPDGLGGNDDCGQMSAWYIFSSLGFYPVTPASDQYALGSPLVNNAELTLENGKTFTVEAINQSPKNVYVQKVLLDGKPLNSLFINHTTITNGSKITFYMGSKHK from the coding sequence ATGAAAAAAATATTTCTGCCAGTTTTATTCTTAAGTTTCTATTTTACTAATGCACAGCAAAATCTGGTTCAATTTGTAAAACCAATTATTGGTACCGAAAAAATGGGGCATACATATCCTGGCGCTACAGTTCCTTTTGGAGCCGTACAACTTAGTCCGGAAACAGATACTATTTCCTATGAACAGAATGGAAAATACAATGGCGAAGTATATAAATATTGTGCAGGATACCGCTATGAGGATAAAACCATAGTCGGTTTTAGTCATACCCATTTAAGCGGAACAGGACATTCAGATCTTGGAGATTTTTTGATAATGCCAACACAAGGGAAATTACAATTAAATCCAGGAACCGCTTCTAATCCAAAAAGCGGTTATCGTTCGGCATTTTCTCATACTAACGAAACTGTCGAAGCAGGTTATTATAAAGTTAAGCTAGATGATGAAAATATCTTAGCCGAAATGACCACTACCACCCGCGTTGGTATGCATCAATATACTTTTCCAAAATCAGATGAAAGTCATATTATATTAGATTTGATGGCTGGGATTTATAATTATAATGACAAAAATGTTTGGACGTATATAAGAGTCATTAACGACACTCTAATTACTGGTTACAGACAAACCAATGGATGGGCAAGAACGAAAACTGTCTATTTTGCGATGGCTTTCTCTAAACCTTTCACACAATATGGTCAAAAAAATTATGAAACCAAGCAAGTCTATAGAGGCTTCTGGGGAAAATTTGATCAAAATAAAAACTTTCCAGAAATAGCTGGAAAAAAAATCAGAATGTATTTTGATTTTAAAACAGATGAAGCCGAAAAAATTAAAATAAAATTTGCTTTGTCTCCTGTTAGCCAAGAAAACGCTTTGCAAAACATGAGAGAAGAAATAAAAGATTGGGATTTTGAAAAAGTAAAAGCACAAGCCCAATCTACTTGGAACAAAGAACTAAATAAAATAAAAATTACAGCTTCCGATGATGTCAAAGTGAATTTTTACACAGCCATGTACCATACTTTCATAAATCCTACCGTTTATACCGATGTAAATGGAGAGTACAAAGGTTTAGATCAGGGAACACATAAAGCAGATGGTTTTACTAATTACAGCACCTTTTCTTTATGGGATACTTATAGAGCTTTGCATCCTTTTTTCAATATAATTCAGCCATCACGCAACAACGATATGGTAAAATCTATGCTAGCACATTATGATCAAAGCAGTCTTCACATGCTGCCAATCTGGTCACATTATGCCAATGACAACTGGTGTATGAGCGGTTATCACAGTGTATCTGTAATTACTGATGCTATTATCAAAGGTGTTTATAAAGGTGATCCCAATGCAGCTTTACAAGCCTGCGTTACCACAGCAAAACATAGAGATTATGAAGGAATTGGCTATTATATGGATTTGGGATATATTCCAGCTGAAAAAAGCGGAATCTCAGTTTCAAACACTTTAGAATATGCTTATGACGATTGGTGTATAGCCCAATTAGCTAAAAAACTAAATCAAACCGAAATCTACAATGAATTTATAAAACGTTCTGAGAATTGGAAAAATAATTTTGATAAAAATACTGGATTTATGCAGCCCAAATTGGCTGACGGTACCTTCAAAAAAGAATTTGATCCTTTAAGTACAAACGGACAAGGTTTTATAGAAGGCAATAGTTGGAATTACAGTTTTTTTGCACCACATAACCCCGAAAACTTAATTACTTTGATGGGCGGAAAAAAAGTTTTTGCTTCTCGATTGGATACATTATTTACAATGCATTTACCTGATTCCTTTTTTGCAGAAACAGAAGACATTACCAGAGAAGGAATTATTGGAGGATACGTTCATGGTAACGAGCCAGCACATCACGTCGCTTATTTTTATAATTGGACACACCAGCCTTGGAAAACTCAGGCACAAGTCCGTAAAATTTTAAATATGCAATACAAACCTACACCTGATGGTTTAGGCGGTAATGATGATTGCGGTCAAATGAGTGCTTGGTATATTTTCTCTTCGTTAGGATTTTACCCTGTCACTCCAGCATCTGATCAATATGCTTTGGGATCACCACTTGTAAACAATGCAGAACTTACATTAGAAAATGGAAAAACATTTACCGTAGAAGCAATCAATCAAAGTCCTAAAAACGTATACGTCCAAAAAGTATTGCTAGACGGAAAACCTTTAAATAGTTTATTCATCAACCATACTACTATTACTAATGGTTCTAAAATAACTTTTTATATGGGATCGAAACATAAATAA
- a CDS encoding MBL fold metallo-hydrolase encodes MRKQFGAKPTKSDIQLYSNSKQWDGEKFLNIENTSMDISIRTIPKLLYKQFCDKKDRAPKTPLNIIPFNLEEFEKPSENVRFIWFGHSVLLLRINGLTILIDPMFGSNAAPIAPFPIKRFSENTLDLIDQLPPIDLVLLSHDHYDHLDYDSIQKLKPKVKQFYVALGVKRHLVKWGIEASTIAEFDWWDADYFHDIQITFTPTRHFSGRGLTDRAKSLWGGWALTTLKEKIWFSGDSGYGEHFKEIGKQLGPFDFAFMECGQYNENWSQIHMFPEESVQAAIDAKVTTIMPVHWAGFALAHHSWTEPVERFIEAANKQGLRYIVPQLGEIASISTVSTSNFWSK; translated from the coding sequence ATGAGAAAACAATTTGGAGCCAAACCAACAAAATCAGATATACAACTCTATTCCAATTCAAAACAATGGGATGGTGAAAAATTTTTAAACATTGAAAATACTTCAATGGATATAAGTATCCGAACGATACCGAAGCTCTTATACAAACAATTTTGCGATAAAAAAGACAGAGCCCCAAAAACGCCTTTAAACATAATTCCTTTTAATCTGGAGGAGTTCGAGAAACCTTCAGAAAATGTGCGGTTTATTTGGTTTGGTCATTCCGTACTTTTATTACGTATAAATGGTTTGACTATTTTAATCGACCCAATGTTTGGAAGTAATGCTGCCCCAATTGCGCCATTTCCTATAAAACGATTTTCTGAAAATACCCTTGATCTAATTGACCAATTACCCCCTATTGATTTAGTATTGCTTTCTCATGATCATTATGATCACCTGGACTATGATAGTATTCAAAAATTAAAACCGAAAGTGAAACAATTTTATGTGGCTTTGGGTGTAAAACGTCATTTGGTTAAATGGGGAATTGAAGCTTCTACAATAGCTGAATTTGATTGGTGGGATGCTGATTACTTTCATGATATACAAATCACTTTTACACCAACACGACACTTTTCTGGCCGAGGTTTAACCGATAGAGCCAAATCTTTGTGGGGTGGCTGGGCTTTAACAACATTAAAGGAAAAAATTTGGTTTAGTGGTGATAGCGGTTATGGTGAACATTTTAAAGAAATAGGAAAACAGCTAGGTCCCTTTGATTTTGCCTTTATGGAATGTGGGCAATACAATGAAAACTGGAGTCAAATACATATGTTCCCCGAAGAAAGTGTACAAGCTGCCATTGATGCTAAAGTTACAACTATAATGCCCGTACATTGGGCAGGATTTGCATTGGCACATCATAGTTGGACAGAACCTGTAGAGCGTTTTATAGAAGCTGCTAACAAACAAGGTTTAAGGTACATTGTGCCACAATTAGGTGAAATAGCATCTATTTCTACAGTCTCAACATCCAACTTTTGGTCTAAATAA
- a CDS encoding cellulase family glycosylhydrolase — protein MKKLNSFLFLGMVLIGALNSCSNESSAEPQAENTQEANANMVITPSKLTSKSTGVAGIAGVNWADGRDNFVDGWVIPSGLTASDSYTTVEAKTNSLLDAFSTNINGVNTIRIPINPPSVSESWWNSYTAVIDKATSKGWNVIICCWESSASKDGKIDDTTKFWAMWTTVVNKYTSNSKVYFEVFNEPHGYTLSQLTTIYNDFLVKYPSVPKGRILLSGTGYSDDVKGVGADSRFTSCLLSLHNYAFWATRTAAAWQTDWRSRMGSYASRTVITEFGATMNSGKDYQNGPQSDNEIAYIVSTSDVCRTDKVASVYWPGLRDGDSYSLQSRGGSGTNITLSTVNASGVFRLRYGWGL, from the coding sequence ATGAAAAAATTAAATTCTTTTTTATTTTTAGGAATGGTTCTGATTGGGGCATTAAATTCCTGTAGCAATGAATCCAGCGCTGAACCACAAGCGGAAAACACTCAAGAAGCAAATGCCAATATGGTTATTACACCTTCGAAACTTACGAGTAAGTCTACAGGCGTTGCTGGTATAGCTGGTGTGAATTGGGCTGATGGAAGAGACAATTTTGTAGATGGCTGGGTGATTCCGTCAGGTTTAACTGCCAGTGATAGTTACACTACTGTTGAAGCGAAAACTAATTCTCTTTTAGACGCTTTTTCTACTAATATAAATGGTGTAAATACCATACGTATTCCAATTAATCCTCCATCAGTTTCCGAAAGTTGGTGGAATAGCTATACAGCAGTTATTGATAAAGCAACTAGTAAAGGGTGGAATGTGATTATTTGCTGTTGGGAATCTTCTGCATCTAAAGATGGAAAGATAGATGATACAACTAAATTTTGGGCGATGTGGACAACTGTTGTAAATAAGTATACGAGTAATAGTAAAGTGTACTTTGAAGTTTTTAATGAACCGCACGGATATACCTTAAGCCAATTAACAACAATTTATAATGATTTTCTAGTAAAATATCCAAGTGTTCCTAAGGGGAGAATATTATTATCAGGTACAGGGTATAGTGATGATGTAAAAGGAGTTGGTGCAGATAGTCGTTTTACTAGTTGTTTATTGTCTCTGCATAATTATGCATTTTGGGCTACACGTACTGCAGCGGCTTGGCAAACGGATTGGCGTAGTAGAATGGGTAGTTATGCTTCACGAACAGTTATTACTGAATTTGGTGCGACTATGAATTCGGGTAAAGATTATCAAAACGGACCACAATCTGACAACGAAATAGCTTATATAGTTTCTACGAGCGATGTATGTAGAACTGATAAAGTGGCTAGTGTTTACTGGCCAGGATTGAGAGACGGTGATTCCTATAGTCTTCAAAGCAGAGGTGGTAGTGGTACAAACATTACTTTATCAACTGTTAATGCTTCGGGAGTATTTCGTTTGAGATATGGATGGGGGCTTTAA
- a CDS encoding DUF6660 family protein — protein MKFIHLILSIYIIALSCLPCTDVEGNIGNKRALITTHEKATSGHQDDICSPFCICNCCHSFGFYKTADYLVSATIKINRESSKTEYSSVFLSNFYASIWQPPKIC, from the coding sequence GTGAAATTTATACACCTAATATTATCAATCTACATAATCGCTCTGTCTTGTTTACCATGTACAGATGTAGAAGGCAATATTGGAAATAAAAGAGCATTAATTACAACTCACGAAAAAGCAACATCAGGACATCAGGATGATATCTGTTCTCCATTTTGTATCTGTAATTGTTGTCATAGTTTTGGTTTTTATAAAACTGCTGATTATTTAGTATCAGCAACTATAAAAATAAACAGAGAAAGTAGTAAAACAGAGTACAGCTCAGTTTTTCTTTCAAACTTTTATGCTTCTATTTGGCAGCCGCCTAAAATTTGTTAA
- a CDS encoding TonB-dependent siderophore receptor — translation MKNIFLLLALVCNFAILFAQEPVNDTLNKKSEELDEIVVQSTRTSRTISNTPTRIEAIDAEELDEKSNMRPANVSMVLHESTGIQVQQTSATNGNASVRLQGLDGRYTQLLKDNYPNFGNFASGLSILEIPPLDLKQVEIIKGPSSTLYGGGAIAGVVNFISKTPNEEGEYNFIINQSNVGQTNIGGYASQKKGKFGYTLLALYNNQLAYDVDKDNFSELPKSHSFTVNPQLFYYPNESTTFMLGNSFLQGNNLGGDMQVISGNSNENNVYFEKNETIRNATTFEFDKKFSNNQSFKLKQSLSFFDRKINIPTYSFSGLNTNSFTDASYVFHHKEHNIISGLNLAYDNFKQSQGASINNSLNAKSITIGVYAQDTWDMTEKLKLEYGARLDNVSFSNINYKKNQTFILPRISGLYKFNHEFSTRLSGGLGYKIPTTFTEQTETIQYQNVLPLSDVEVEKSIGGTLDFNFKTKLTHELLFSINQMFFVTQINKPLVLETDSFDNSFFVNASKPITSNGFETNIKLIFRENFKFFGGYTFANAKNTYLATNQYIPLVPKNKINLTLVYEKEDDFKIGLESYYTDKQFLYNGMETPSFWEFGASAQKTFGKVSIFINFENFTDERQSKYKRVVNPPYNNPTFDDIWNHTEGFVFNGGLKIKL, via the coding sequence ATGAAAAATATATTTTTATTATTGGCATTAGTATGCAATTTCGCTATACTTTTTGCTCAAGAGCCTGTTAATGATACCCTAAATAAAAAGTCTGAAGAGCTAGACGAAATAGTAGTACAATCTACAAGAACAAGTCGGACAATTTCTAATACACCAACCCGAATTGAAGCTATTGATGCTGAAGAATTAGACGAAAAAAGCAATATGAGACCTGCCAATGTCAGTATGGTTTTACACGAAAGTACAGGTATCCAAGTACAGCAAACCTCGGCTACAAATGGCAATGCTAGTGTAAGGCTTCAGGGCTTGGATGGAAGATATACTCAACTGTTAAAAGATAACTATCCTAATTTCGGGAACTTTGCAAGTGGTTTAAGCATTTTGGAAATCCCACCTTTAGATCTTAAACAAGTTGAAATTATCAAAGGACCTTCATCTACTTTATATGGTGGTGGTGCCATTGCAGGAGTAGTAAACTTTATTTCTAAAACACCAAATGAGGAAGGAGAGTATAACTTTATAATAAATCAATCCAATGTAGGGCAGACTAATATTGGAGGTTACGCTTCTCAGAAAAAAGGGAAATTTGGATATACATTATTAGCATTGTATAATAATCAATTAGCTTATGATGTGGATAAAGATAATTTTTCGGAACTTCCAAAATCCCATAGTTTTACAGTAAACCCACAACTTTTTTATTATCCAAATGAATCAACAACGTTTATGTTGGGTAATAGTTTTTTACAAGGCAATAACTTAGGAGGAGATATGCAGGTTATATCAGGTAACTCAAATGAAAACAATGTTTATTTTGAAAAAAATGAGACCATTCGGAATGCAACTACTTTTGAGTTTGATAAAAAATTCAGCAATAACCAAAGCTTTAAATTGAAACAAAGTTTAAGTTTCTTTGATAGAAAAATCAATATTCCAACGTATAGTTTTTCGGGGCTTAATACGAATAGTTTTACTGATGCTTCTTATGTTTTTCATCATAAAGAGCACAATATAATCAGTGGTTTAAATTTAGCGTATGATAACTTTAAGCAGTCTCAAGGAGCATCGATAAATAATAGTCTGAATGCAAAATCAATCACAATAGGAGTCTATGCTCAAGATACTTGGGATATGACTGAGAAATTAAAATTGGAATATGGTGCCCGTCTTGATAACGTTAGTTTTAGCAATATCAATTATAAAAAAAATCAAACTTTTATTTTACCAAGAATTTCGGGCTTGTACAAATTTAATCATGAATTTTCTACTCGTTTAAGTGGTGGTTTGGGATATAAAATTCCAACAACTTTTACGGAACAAACAGAAACTATTCAGTATCAAAATGTTTTGCCATTAAGTGATGTTGAAGTTGAAAAGAGTATAGGAGGAACGCTTGATTTTAATTTCAAAACAAAACTAACACACGAGTTGCTTTTTAGTATTAATCAGATGTTTTTTGTAACTCAAATAAATAAGCCATTAGTTCTAGAAACGGATAGCTTTGATAATTCGTTTTTTGTAAATGCCTCTAAACCTATTACGAGTAACGGTTTCGAAACCAATATTAAATTGATATTTAGAGAAAACTTTAAGTTTTTTGGAGGTTATACTTTTGCAAATGCTAAGAATACGTATTTAGCAACCAATCAATACATACCATTAGTGCCTAAAAATAAGATCAATTTAACTTTGGTTTACGAGAAAGAGGATGACTTTAAAATTGGTTTGGAAAGCTATTATACTGACAAGCAATTTTTATATAATGGAATGGAAACTCCTTCTTTTTGGGAATTTGGAGCAAGTGCCCAAAAGACTTTCGGTAAAGTATCTATTTTTATAAATTTTGAAAACTTTACAGATGAACGTCAAAGTAAATATAAGAGAGTGGTTAACCCTCCATACAATAATCCTACGTTTGATGATATTTGGAATCATACAGAAGGGTTTGTCTTTAACGGAGGCTTGAAAATTAAATTGTAA
- a CDS encoding ankyrin repeat domain-containing protein, with product MKNSIIYLGVALIASTTVLSASNLYSFPKTSYEVTSSETVSPLSIAIWKGDLSSVKKFIEYGTDVSEKSNGMTPLMVAARYNKVEIIKFLLSKGADAKAKDVNGFTALKYAELSNAYEAIKVLK from the coding sequence ATGAAAAATTCAATCATTTATTTAGGAGTTGCTCTAATCGCATCAACAACAGTTTTATCAGCATCAAATCTGTATTCATTTCCAAAGACTTCATATGAAGTTACATCTTCTGAAACAGTTTCTCCCTTGAGCATCGCCATTTGGAAAGGAGATTTAAGCAGTGTCAAAAAATTCATAGAATATGGCACAGATGTAAGTGAAAAATCAAACGGAATGACTCCTTTAATGGTAGCAGCCCGTTATAACAAAGTTGAAATTATTAAATTTTTGTTATCTAAAGGTGCTGATGCTAAAGCTAAAGATGTAAACGGATTTACAGCTTTAAAATATGCTGAATTATCGAATGCTTATGAAGCCATCAAAGTTTTAAAATAA
- a CDS encoding murein L,D-transpeptidase catalytic domain-containing protein, whose translation MKTVLMVLFVCLSSFTINNVSDKKIILNELDNLKLTDHVNEIKSLISADHKYNNKIAFLIDMKIKSAKNRFFVYDLQNNKILDQGLVAHGSGSETTVRGELKFSNEPNSNCTSLGRYSIEKSYKGIFGKAFRLNGLDESNNNALKRAIVLHEYSAVPYEEQDHYIVNSHGCPMVNEVFFKRLEKIIDNSDSKIMLYVYY comes from the coding sequence ATGAAAACAGTTTTGATGGTTTTGTTTGTTTGTCTTAGCTCTTTTACTATTAATAATGTATCTGATAAAAAGATAATATTAAATGAGCTCGATAATTTAAAATTAACTGATCATGTTAATGAAATCAAATCATTAATAAGTGCTGATCATAAATACAATAACAAAATTGCATTTTTGATTGATATGAAAATTAAATCTGCAAAGAATCGTTTTTTTGTATATGACCTTCAAAATAATAAAATATTAGATCAAGGACTTGTTGCACACGGTAGCGGTTCGGAAACAACTGTACGTGGAGAATTGAAATTTAGTAATGAACCAAATTCTAACTGCACCTCACTTGGAAGATATAGTATTGAGAAATCTTATAAAGGTATTTTTGGTAAAGCTTTCAGACTTAATGGTCTGGATGAATCAAATAACAATGCTTTAAAAAGAGCTATAGTGTTGCATGAGTATTCAGCGGTTCCTTATGAAGAACAGGATCATTATATCGTAAACAGCCATGGTTGTCCAATGGTTAACGAAGTGTTTTTTAAAAGACTTGAAAAAATAATTGATAACTCTGATTCAAAAATCATGCTTTACGTTTATTATTAA
- a CDS encoding IS4 family transposase: MANFKDHKVSVKELLGFIPEALLSHLSTSTKVDHYSKVLHGKKVFYLLLYSIMDNEKLSQRTLEDTFNYSGFKSIFNLDESETIRRSSISERLSKIDASYFKEIFECMYDRFSESYNQLERGKYNLIRVDSTIVAEAAGKLKEGIDQKSGKKLIKYSVSFDGILPSGVEIFNAQRYSAEDNALPEAILNQVKKDTEHSNIYIIDRGIQSTRTMKDFDKKNIKFVIRSKENRKHQEIRSLILENQDLDIGENILIQDSIVNLYTGVPIKNKRGNTHHRQEKVDNQFRLVVVKNKQNPEKVFWFITNDFQLTAKEVADYYRKRWDIEVFFRFIKQELNFSHLVSLSKNGIEVMVYMTLIVAMLILIYKKANNIGYKTAKRRFVLELRELITAIMITLAGGDPSKVFKT; the protein is encoded by the coding sequence ATGGCAAATTTTAAAGACCACAAAGTATCCGTTAAAGAGTTATTAGGCTTCATTCCAGAGGCTCTCTTATCCCATCTTTCCACCAGTACTAAAGTAGATCATTATTCAAAAGTTCTTCATGGCAAAAAAGTATTTTATCTGCTTTTATATTCTATAATGGATAACGAAAAGCTCAGCCAACGAACATTGGAAGACACCTTTAACTATTCAGGTTTTAAATCTATATTTAACTTGGATGAATCAGAAACTATCCGAAGAAGTTCAATTTCAGAGAGACTCTCGAAGATTGATGCGAGTTATTTCAAAGAAATTTTTGAATGTATGTATGATCGTTTTTCTGAGAGTTACAATCAGTTAGAAAGAGGCAAGTATAATTTAATTCGGGTAGATAGTACCATTGTTGCAGAAGCTGCTGGAAAACTCAAAGAAGGTATTGATCAAAAAAGCGGTAAAAAACTTATAAAATATAGTGTTTCCTTTGACGGAATTCTTCCTTCTGGTGTTGAGATATTTAATGCTCAAAGATATTCAGCAGAAGATAATGCTCTTCCCGAAGCTATTTTAAATCAAGTAAAAAAAGATACTGAACATAGCAATATTTACATTATCGACAGAGGTATTCAATCCACCCGAACTATGAAAGACTTTGATAAAAAGAATATCAAATTTGTTATCAGGTCTAAGGAAAACCGAAAACATCAAGAAATACGGTCTTTGATTCTGGAAAATCAGGATTTAGATATTGGAGAAAATATCTTAATTCAAGACAGTATTGTCAACCTTTACACAGGTGTTCCAATAAAAAACAAGCGAGGGAACACACATCATCGCCAAGAAAAAGTCGATAATCAATTCAGGCTAGTGGTTGTGAAAAACAAACAAAATCCCGAAAAAGTTTTTTGGTTTATTACTAATGATTTTCAACTTACTGCTAAAGAAGTTGCTGATTATTACAGGAAAAGATGGGATATTGAAGTTTTTTTTAGATTTATCAAACAAGAACTCAATTTTAGTCATCTTGTTTCACTCAGCAAAAATGGAATAGAAGTAATGGTTTATATGACTTTAATTGTAGCAATGCTTATCCTTATATATAAAAAAGCAAATAATATTGGTTATAAAACCGCTAAAAGAAGATTTGTTTTGGAACTTAGAGAACTTATTACTGCAATAATGATAACGTTGGCAGGTGGAGATCCTTCAAAAGTCTTTAAAACATAA